Within the Halomonas sp. HL-93 genome, the region GGCTTGGCGCTGGTGATTGCGTCAGGCTGTGCCTTTAATAACGTGATTGATCGGGACATTGATGCGGTGATGAGCCGCACGCGTACGCGGGCTCTGGTCCAGGGTCGTATCACACCGTTTGCGGCATTGTGCTTTGCGACGCTGCTGGGCATTGCCGGCTTCGCCGTGTTGGCGCTAGGTACCAATGGGTTGACGGTTGCTCTGGCAGGCTTTGGTTACGCTATTTATGTAGGGGCCTATAGCCTCTATATGAAGCGTCATTCTGAGTTTGGCACTTTGGTGGGCAGCCTTTCTGGTGCAGTACCGCCAGTGGTGGGTTATTGCGCCGTGACTAACCAGCTGGACGCCGGGGCCTTAACGCTACTGTTGATTTTCTGTCTTTGGCAAATGCCGCATTCTTATGCGATTGCTATTTTCCGGATGGAAGATTACCGCGCTGCTTCAATTCCGGTCTTGCCGGTGGTACGCGGTATTGCGTCAGCACGTCGCTATATTCTTGGCTACATAATTGCGTTTATTGCCGCATCATTGGCGTTGGTACTGGCCGGCTATGCTGGCGTTGGCTACCTGATCGTAGCATTGGTGATGGGTAGCTACTGGCTTTATCAGGCCGTACAGGGCTATCACGGTAGCGATGAAGTCCGTTGGGCTAAGCGCGTGTTTGGCGTTTCAATCCTGGCGATCACGGTGTTGAGCGTTGCCATGTCACTGGATGCCAGCCTGCTG harbors:
- the cyoE gene encoding heme o synthase, translated to MAKMGDYFALTKPGIIGGNTISVMGGYFLAARGDFDLLLFLSAVVGLALVIASGCAFNNVIDRDIDAVMSRTRTRALVQGRITPFAALCFATLLGIAGFAVLALGTNGLTVALAGFGYAIYVGAYSLYMKRHSEFGTLVGSLSGAVPPVVGYCAVTNQLDAGALTLLLIFCLWQMPHSYAIAIFRMEDYRAASIPVLPVVRGIASARRYILGYIIAFIAASLALVLAGYAGVGYLIVALVMGSYWLYQAVQGYHGSDEVRWAKRVFGVSILAITVLSVAMSLDASLLSLPPLLDRWL